One window from the genome of Flexibacter flexilis DSM 6793 encodes:
- a CDS encoding TetR/AcrR family transcriptional regulator translates to MSKKAAAAEETSLRDKIRDNYIDFILTNGQRPASVYAFAKQLGISEADFYTEFATFEAIENSVWADLFQTTLTRLEGDAQYQQYGAREKLLAFYFTWIESLKTRRSYVTHLLDSQNLLITKDLGFKKRFVAYVQEIVNTGVESGEVQKRAFLADKYADALWLQLLFVLNFWVKDNSTNFEQTDAAIEKAVNLSFDLMGHNALDTVFDFAKFLVQSK, encoded by the coding sequence ATGAGCAAAAAAGCCGCCGCCGCAGAGGAAACTTCCCTACGCGACAAAATCCGTGACAATTACATTGACTTCATACTCACCAACGGCCAACGCCCCGCTTCGGTGTACGCTTTTGCCAAGCAATTGGGCATTTCGGAGGCTGATTTTTACACAGAATTTGCCACTTTCGAGGCCATCGAAAACAGCGTTTGGGCAGATTTGTTTCAGACCACCCTCACGCGCTTGGAAGGCGATGCGCAGTACCAACAATATGGCGCACGCGAAAAACTGCTGGCCTTTTACTTTACTTGGATAGAAAGTCTCAAAACGCGCCGCAGCTATGTTACGCATTTGCTTGACTCCCAAAACTTGCTTATTACCAAAGATTTAGGTTTCAAAAAACGTTTTGTGGCCTACGTGCAGGAAATCGTCAATACAGGCGTAGAAAGCGGCGAAGTACAAAAACGTGCTTTTCTGGCCGACAAATACGCCGATGCGCTTTGGTTGCAACTGCTTTTTGTGCTAAATTTTTGGGTAAAAGACAATTCTACCAATTTTGAACAAACCGATGCGGCCATCGAAAAAGCAGTAAATCTTTCGTTTGACCTGATGGGACACAACGCTTTAGATACGGTTTTCGATTTTGCTAAATTTCTGGTACAGAGTAAATAG
- a CDS encoding FecCD family ABC transporter permease, giving the protein MLLAVATLAVLYVGLHVGSFSTDFRTLWQIVQHYDSTDSAQLAIIELRLPRMLMALLSGGTLALSGYLLQILINNPLTDSYTLGASSGASLGINIAYLGAIPMSFAGLYLPILAAFVGALGVTLLVVAIARNHQSVSQLLLAGITISALANSFISLISYLSDSDGKIRNIIYWTMGSFENARWSYLPSLAIALAVSIVLFIIYQKHLFVLMLGQSRAGHLGLSVRQLRRIILISATLLTALAVAFSGTIGFVGLIIPHFIRSLLGANGKYNALWVAWTGGLFLMACDVISRMLYPPAGLPIGIITSFVGIPFFVYLLLKRKSSF; this is encoded by the coding sequence ATGCTGCTGGCCGTAGCTACGCTGGCGGTGCTGTATGTGGGGCTTCATGTCGGAAGTTTTAGTACGGATTTTCGTACGCTTTGGCAGATTGTGCAGCACTACGACAGCACCGACTCGGCACAATTGGCCATCATCGAACTGCGGTTGCCGCGTATGCTCATGGCTTTGCTTTCGGGTGGTACGCTGGCTTTGAGCGGCTATTTACTCCAAATTCTTATTAACAATCCCCTGACCGATTCTTATACATTGGGCGCATCGTCAGGCGCGTCCTTGGGTATAAACATTGCTTACTTGGGAGCTATTCCCATGAGCTTTGCAGGGCTTTATTTGCCTATTTTGGCGGCCTTTGTGGGAGCTTTGGGCGTAACACTTTTGGTGGTGGCTATTGCTCGCAATCATCAATCTGTCAGCCAATTACTTTTGGCAGGTATCACCATTTCGGCCTTGGCCAACTCCTTTATTAGTCTGATTTCTTACCTTTCGGATAGCGATGGAAAAATCCGTAACATTATTTACTGGACAATGGGCAGTTTTGAAAATGCGCGTTGGTCGTATCTTCCTTCGTTGGCAATTGCGCTGGCAGTAAGCATTGTTTTATTTATTATTTACCAAAAACATTTGTTTGTACTCATGCTGGGGCAGAGTAGGGCAGGGCATTTAGGTTTGTCGGTTAGGCAACTACGGCGTATTATTTTAATTTCAGCCACGCTGCTCACAGCCTTGGCGGTGGCTTTTTCGGGAACGATTGGATTTGTTGGCTTAATTATTCCGCATTTTATACGCAGTTTGTTGGGCGCAAATGGCAAATACAACGCCCTTTGGGTGGCTTGGACGGGCGGCCTGTTCCTGATGGCCTGCGACGTAATTTCCAGAATGTTATATCCGCCTGCGGGTTTGCCGATTGGCATCATCACTTCCTTTGTGGGAATACCTTTCTTTGTATATTTGCTGCTGAAAAGGAAAAGTAGTTTCTAA
- a CDS encoding VanZ family protein: MKVLRYGWPAFGWAIFVLRMTLAAPSGLSRFGWLVAIPNVDKFVHIFLFGGQTWWLAWAFLKMNAQKYGFWSVGLSVVFGILIEIIQPSFGRSADIWDALADGVGAGIAFFLFTQIFSKKTVK; the protein is encoded by the coding sequence ATGAAAGTATTGCGTTATGGGTGGCCTGCCTTTGGGTGGGCTATTTTTGTTTTACGAATGACGCTGGCCGCGCCCAGTGGCTTGTCCCGTTTTGGTTGGTTAGTGGCTATTCCGAATGTGGATAAGTTCGTACATATCTTTTTGTTTGGCGGACAAACATGGTGGTTGGCTTGGGCTTTTTTGAAAATGAACGCGCAGAAATACGGTTTTTGGAGTGTAGGTCTGTCAGTGGTGTTCGGGATTTTGATAGAAATAATTCAGCCCTCGTTTGGGCGCAGTGCTGATATTTGGGATGCCTTGGCCGATGGCGTTGGTGCGGGCATCGCCTTTTTTTTATTTACCCAAATATTTTCAAAAAAAACAGTCAAATAG
- the lptC gene encoding LPS export ABC transporter periplasmic protein LptC — MNYLGRGLGVMLLAVAFGACNEHKTKQLDEIKIYTGPVAIAENVETVYSDSARLKLIVKAPLQTEFQTGDREFNKGIEIDFFDPKGVETTHLTANYARYDKQAGIYFATGNVVVENFVEKQKLESEELKFNHIEKRIYTDKFVRITTQLDILTGTGLTAAQDFSSYKILKPEAVISR; from the coding sequence ATGAATTATTTGGGGCGTGGGCTGGGCGTAATGCTGTTGGCTGTGGCTTTTGGGGCGTGTAACGAACACAAAACCAAGCAATTAGATGAAATTAAAATTTATACGGGGCCTGTGGCTATTGCCGAAAATGTAGAAACGGTGTATTCGGATTCGGCGCGTCTCAAACTTATTGTGAAAGCTCCGTTGCAAACCGAGTTTCAGACAGGCGACCGCGAGTTTAACAAAGGTATCGAAATAGATTTTTTTGACCCAAAAGGTGTGGAAACTACCCATTTAACGGCCAATTATGCCCGCTACGACAAGCAAGCAGGTATTTATTTTGCCACAGGAAATGTAGTTGTGGAAAACTTTGTGGAAAAGCAAAAACTTGAAAGTGAAGAGCTTAAATTCAACCACATCGAAAAACGTATTTATACGGATAAGTTCGTGAGAATCACCACACAACTCGATATTTTGACGGGTACAGGCCTTACAGCTGCACAGGATTTTAGCAGCTACAAAATCCTCAAGCCTGAGGCGGTTATTTCTCGTTAA
- a CDS encoding DUF6976 family protein produces MTDNKLHTLESTKKLIEEGRLLVIAGADVLLAQLPKGQWIGGSNPYLLDADGGKQTNELLYVKDFTPLAVSSKFAIYDENSISQVTKDGFDNGIILTIMPAFTPVHLTFGLHAPEFENQYINPLMGWVSGTDFDKVGVVPATTYAGGERFTDKAVTLHLQLPDNKIGRIEIINIYEADESSDEIVFEEDGFAHADCLVNGQKQNLFEYMESGNRWLSPLITDYSGASINIGLIRNDAAKQAMFAAPVFKDTVYKLAQKSAENYQKAFFEQLSKDADKEIVYSYSCLYNYLNFGLEGKPIKGFTGVFTYGEVGYQLLNITFVYLLIEDRV; encoded by the coding sequence ATGACAGACAACAAGCTACACACATTAGAATCTACAAAAAAGCTAATCGAAGAAGGACGTTTGCTTGTAATCGCGGGCGCAGACGTACTTTTGGCTCAACTACCGAAAGGCCAATGGATTGGCGGCTCAAATCCTTATTTGCTTGATGCCGACGGCGGCAAACAAACCAACGAACTTTTGTACGTGAAAGATTTCACGCCATTGGCTGTCAGCAGCAAATTTGCCATTTACGACGAAAACAGCATTAGCCAAGTAACCAAAGACGGTTTTGACAATGGCATTATTCTTACAATTATGCCAGCTTTTACGCCCGTACATCTAACTTTCGGGTTGCATGCCCCAGAATTTGAAAACCAGTACATCAATCCGCTCATGGGTTGGGTGAGTGGTACGGACTTCGACAAAGTAGGGGTAGTGCCTGCCACGACTTACGCAGGCGGCGAACGCTTCACCGACAAAGCCGTAACATTGCATTTACAACTTCCAGACAATAAAATCGGGCGCATCGAAATCATTAATATCTACGAAGCAGACGAGAGCAGCGACGAGATCGTTTTTGAAGAAGACGGATTTGCGCACGCCGACTGCCTCGTAAATGGCCAAAAGCAAAATTTGTTTGAGTACATGGAAAGCGGCAACCGTTGGCTTAGTCCTCTCATTACCGACTATAGTGGTGCTTCCATTAACATCGGCCTGATTCGCAACGACGCGGCCAAACAAGCCATGTTTGCCGCACCTGTTTTTAAAGATACTGTTTATAAGCTCGCACAAAAGTCTGCCGAAAATTACCAAAAAGCCTTTTTTGAACAGTTGTCCAAAGATGCCGACAAAGAAATCGTGTATTCTTATAGCTGCTTGTACAATTACCTCAACTTTGGTTTGGAAGGCAAACCCATCAAAGGATTTACGGGCGTTTTTACCTACGGAGAAGTTGGTTATCAATTGCTTAATATCACTTTTGTTTATTTGCTTATTGAGGACAGAGTTTAA
- a CDS encoding T9SS type B sorting domain-containing protein, with the protein MKKLGLILLFLLGWLSNARATHIVGGEFELVHLTGSSYQLTMNLYFDAINGSAGAKDPNATVFIFRKSDNVFMESHMLNKLAAEPFVAYTNPECASNATSLSTQILKYRKTISLPATTYNSADGYYVIWQRCCRNNTITNIQSSGAAGQVFYMEFPPVTKNGLAFINSSPTLFPPLSDYACVNEDFSFSFAGSDPDGDSLVYSMITPLNGYSSALDPAPNTPDPAPYSNVSWAGGYSATNALNSQPNPLSIHPVTGLLTVRPTSLGLFVFSILCQEYRNGVYIGQVRRDYQLLVKDCLPNNSPSVQIKNPATGGFYTNGDTIEIKATDSHCFSFSVKDMPLGSDVSQSMKIKATPVNFVASQYPFSLTATSGTTTQTKDSITTSICFGPCSFTTQTDSLFKIDITATDDGCSIPKSTTLRLVFKIEPTPNTAPTLKLQTSGNAVRTNRRDTVHVTAGQAFSANIRGTDTENDYLVLRSNIVKWNSTNGTLSLPTRNLRKDSVASTFSLQTNCAASADSPFIFDFILSDSSCVAIHNDTLTLVVIVKEKPNDQPTLLVNNMTNKNVSVTVIAGQTQTISLTGTDPNGTNILTLSYLEAADLILKNNIAFTPISATQPVSANIIWAPACNYKGDTLFTIPFVVTDDGCPTPKADTTWITFHVLYTPNTAPSVQIDYVRVNDAISISNSVSAIPTQKVTIGLSGIDRERDNLTIRGWIDDSTSFDALGATLTQNGSQSGQLTATLEWPITCALVRDNPYQIRFELVDNGCPNLSVMDSSVFVTVKDSADRDFTHYNVTTPNGDTKNDVFRLPDLPPDNCINQFVSVEIYNRWGKRVFRDTKRDFAWNAKPVPAGTYFYAIKYTNKSYRGWVDVLP; encoded by the coding sequence ATGAAGAAACTTGGACTAATTCTGCTCTTCTTGCTTGGGTGGCTGAGTAATGCGAGGGCTACACATATTGTGGGTGGAGAGTTTGAACTCGTGCACCTGACAGGTAGCAGTTATCAACTCACCATGAATCTCTATTTTGATGCGATTAATGGTAGTGCGGGAGCAAAAGACCCCAATGCAACCGTATTTATCTTTCGCAAGTCGGATAATGTGTTTATGGAAAGTCATATGCTTAATAAACTTGCCGCAGAACCTTTTGTGGCCTATACAAACCCCGAATGTGCCTCGAATGCCACTTCTTTGAGTACACAAATATTAAAGTATCGAAAAACGATTTCTTTGCCTGCGACTACTTATAACAGTGCTGATGGTTACTACGTCATTTGGCAGCGTTGTTGCCGAAACAATACCATTACTAATATTCAGAGTTCTGGAGCGGCTGGCCAAGTTTTTTATATGGAATTTCCGCCTGTAACCAAAAATGGCCTTGCTTTTATTAATTCCTCTCCTACTTTGTTTCCGCCTCTTAGCGATTATGCTTGTGTCAATGAAGACTTCTCTTTTAGTTTTGCAGGGTCTGACCCCGACGGCGATTCTTTGGTGTATAGCATGATTACGCCACTTAATGGGTATAGTTCTGCTTTAGATCCCGCTCCTAATACGCCCGATCCCGCCCCTTATTCAAATGTAAGTTGGGCTGGCGGATACAGTGCAACTAATGCCCTGAATAGCCAGCCCAATCCATTAAGTATTCATCCCGTAACAGGATTGCTTACTGTGCGTCCTACATCGTTGGGGCTTTTTGTCTTTTCGATTTTGTGCCAAGAATATCGTAACGGTGTCTATATTGGTCAGGTACGCCGTGATTATCAATTGCTTGTAAAGGATTGTTTGCCTAATAATTCTCCTTCCGTACAAATCAAGAATCCTGCGACGGGTGGTTTTTATACCAATGGCGATACTATAGAGATAAAAGCAACTGACAGTCATTGTTTTAGTTTCTCGGTTAAAGATATGCCTTTGGGGTCGGACGTGAGCCAGTCCATGAAAATAAAAGCGACTCCCGTAAACTTTGTGGCAAGTCAATATCCTTTTAGCCTTACCGCTACTTCGGGTACTACTACGCAAACGAAAGATAGTATTACGACTTCCATTTGTTTTGGACCTTGTAGCTTTACCACCCAGACCGACTCTTTATTCAAAATAGATATTACGGCCACCGACGACGGTTGCAGTATCCCCAAATCTACTACCCTACGTTTGGTATTTAAAATAGAACCCACTCCCAATACCGCTCCAACCCTCAAACTCCAAACCAGCGGCAACGCCGTAAGAACCAATCGCCGCGATACGGTTCATGTAACGGCTGGACAAGCTTTTTCGGCTAATATTCGGGGCACAGATACCGAAAATGATTATTTAGTGTTGCGTTCTAACATTGTAAAATGGAACAGTACCAACGGTACGCTTTCTTTACCTACCCGAAATTTGCGAAAAGACTCCGTGGCTTCCACTTTCTCATTACAAACCAATTGCGCGGCTTCGGCTGATAGCCCTTTTATTTTTGATTTTATCTTATCCGATAGTAGTTGTGTGGCCATACACAATGACACACTTACACTGGTGGTGATCGTCAAGGAAAAACCAAATGATCAACCGACCCTCTTGGTCAATAATATGACGAACAAGAATGTTTCGGTTACTGTTATTGCTGGCCAAACCCAAACCATTAGTTTGACAGGCACTGACCCGAACGGGACAAATATACTCACACTGAGTTATTTGGAGGCGGCAGATTTAATCCTGAAAAATAATATTGCCTTTACTCCTATTTCGGCCACACAACCCGTTTCGGCTAATATTATTTGGGCACCTGCCTGTAACTACAAAGGCGATACACTCTTTACGATTCCTTTTGTTGTTACCGACGACGGTTGCCCAACCCCCAAAGCGGATACCACTTGGATTACCTTCCATGTGTTGTACACTCCGAATACTGCCCCTTCTGTACAGATTGATTATGTTAGGGTAAATGATGCAATTAGCATTTCCAATTCCGTATCGGCCATTCCTACCCAAAAAGTAACGATTGGCTTGTCGGGCATTGATCGAGAAAGAGATAATCTTACCATACGCGGTTGGATCGATGATAGTACTTCTTTTGACGCGCTCGGTGCGACACTTACCCAAAATGGCAGCCAAAGCGGGCAGCTTACCGCTACCCTCGAATGGCCAATTACTTGTGCTTTGGTACGCGACAATCCCTATCAAATCAGGTTTGAGTTAGTGGACAATGGCTGCCCAAATTTGTCTGTTATGGATTCGTCGGTTTTTGTAACGGTGAAAGACTCTGCCGACCGCGATTTTACGCACTATAACGTTACCACCCCCAACGGCGACACCAAAAACGATGTATTCCGTTTGCCCGACTTGCCACCCGACAACTGTATAAATCAGTTCGTCAGTGTTGAAATTTATAATCGTTGGGGCAAAAGAGTTTTCCGAGATACCAAACGCGATTTTGCTTGGAATGCCAAACCCGTTCCCGCAGGCACGTATTTTTATGCCATCAAATACACCAACAAATCTTATAGAGGTTGGGTTGATGTATTGCCGTAG
- the trpD gene encoding anthranilate phosphoribosyltransferase produces the protein MKAILNYLFGYKSLSREQAQDVLTRMGRGEFNASQMAAFMTVYMMRNITVEELEGFRAAMLDLCLPVELSEYDPMDVCGTGGDGKDTFNISTTSSFVIAAAGQRVAKHGNYGVSSACGSSTVMEFLGHQFTNDTDKLRHNMDEAGICFLHAPLFHPTMKNVAPIRKELGVKTFFNMLGPMVNPAKPRKQFVGVFSLELARLYAYLYQQTDKQFGIVYGLDGYDEISLTGDFKLIRATEEQIISPESLGFDLLNANELAGGATVKESADIMLNVLQNKATPAQKAAVEANAAAALYTASDKNISFEEALSQSREALESGKAWACFQKMMAN, from the coding sequence ATGAAAGCTATTCTCAATTATCTTTTTGGATATAAAAGCCTTTCGCGCGAGCAGGCACAAGACGTACTGACGCGCATGGGGCGTGGCGAGTTCAACGCCTCTCAAATGGCCGCTTTTATGACCGTGTACATGATGCGTAACATTACGGTTGAGGAATTGGAAGGTTTCAGAGCCGCCATGCTGGATTTGTGTTTGCCCGTGGAGCTTTCCGAATACGACCCAATGGACGTGTGTGGCACTGGCGGCGACGGCAAAGACACTTTCAACATTTCCACAACTTCTTCTTTTGTGATTGCTGCCGCAGGCCAACGCGTAGCCAAACACGGCAACTATGGCGTTTCGTCGGCTTGTGGGTCTTCTACGGTGATGGAATTTTTGGGGCATCAGTTTACCAACGACACGGACAAGTTGCGCCACAACATGGACGAAGCAGGCATTTGCTTTCTACACGCGCCACTTTTTCACCCAACCATGAAAAACGTTGCGCCGATTCGGAAAGAATTAGGGGTAAAAACTTTTTTCAATATGCTTGGCCCAATGGTAAATCCTGCCAAGCCGCGCAAACAATTTGTGGGCGTTTTTAGCTTAGAATTAGCGCGACTATACGCATATTTGTACCAACAAACAGACAAGCAATTCGGGATTGTGTATGGTTTGGACGGCTACGATGAAATTTCGCTCACAGGCGATTTCAAACTCATTCGCGCCACCGAAGAGCAAATTATTTCGCCCGAATCGTTGGGGTTTGACCTGCTCAATGCCAATGAGTTGGCGGGCGGGGCTACCGTAAAAGAGTCGGCGGACATTATGCTCAATGTGCTACAAAACAAGGCCACACCCGCCCAAAAAGCGGCAGTAGAAGCCAATGCGGCGGCGGCACTTTATACGGCATCAGACAAAAACATCTCGTTTGAAGAAGCACTATCGCAAAGCCGCGAGGCACTGGAAAGCGGCAAGGCTTGGGCTTGTTTTCAAAAAATGATGGCTAACTGA
- a CDS encoding glycoside hydrolase family 3 N-terminal domain-containing protein yields MLKKWIIASAIIVGLSATLPAHTTSSGLSQHEWVDSVYNSLTPRQRLGQLFMVAAYSNKDAAHKQELSKLVTEYNIGGLIFFQGGPMRQARMTNDLQAQAKVPMLIGMDAEWGLAMRLDSTISFPRQMTLGAIADNAYIFKMGAEIARQCKRMGVHVNFAPVVDVNSNPNNPVIGMRSFGESKELVAAKGSAYMRGLQNYGVMANAKHFPGHGDTDADSHISLPVIKHSKERLDEVELFPFKRLIADSVKSIMVGHLHVPAYDKANNRAATLSKNIVTNILKKQLGFKGLIFTDALNMKGVSSYYKPGEVDVKALLAGNDVLLFAEDVPEAINQIEKAVKGRDIQGKEIEKRVKKILAAKYWAGLNKYQPIEQSNLYKDLHMAQSEALVQELYGKAVTITKNDYKWLPFKTLDTTRFTSLAIGADKTNTFQKMLSNYAPFEHFHTTGRSKDFDTLASRFKGKRRTIIVSFHKINGSSSRNYGISDTAVAFLKKLQEKHNVVVVVFGNPYSLRNFKDFPAVVCAYEDNKYTHAVTPQVLFGAIESEATLPVTVAPNMKLGTGLPTLALNRLRYGYPEEVQMNGDILARIDSLANLIIKQKATPGCQVLVAKDGVVVYDKSFGYLTYDTTQAAVSDSTIYDIASITKVASTLQAVMYLYERGKLDIMAKASDYLPELVGTNKESLVISDILTHQAGLQPYIPYWKKTIKSVSVSEVYYCNSKDNWFTNEVAPGIFSMKTMEDSLWIWTIKSDLLEKNKRGVYDYKYSDLGFYIMKRVAEKLLDMPIDKFNAQTFYDPLGLATMTFKPLEKFPATMIAPTEKDVLFRGKLIQGTVHDQGAAMFGGVAGHAGLFSNAHDLAVLMQMNMQAGYYGGIQYFAPSVMPVFTKKFFDRNRRGLGWDKPLPRGGGPVSKMASASTFGHTGFTGTAAWADPDHGLVFIFLSNRVYPDAENVKLISGNIRPKIQDIIYESISANYPNVIGKHGTN; encoded by the coding sequence ATGTTAAAGAAATGGATCATTGCCAGTGCCATTATCGTAGGATTATCGGCCACACTTCCCGCCCACACGACATCTTCGGGACTGTCGCAACACGAGTGGGTGGACAGTGTCTATAATAGTTTGACCCCGCGCCAACGCTTGGGGCAATTGTTTATGGTGGCGGCCTATTCCAACAAAGATGCAGCGCACAAACAAGAATTAAGCAAACTTGTTACCGAATACAACATAGGCGGCCTCATCTTTTTTCAGGGTGGCCCTATGCGACAAGCTCGCATGACCAACGACTTGCAAGCACAAGCCAAAGTGCCAATGCTTATCGGCATGGACGCGGAATGGGGTTTGGCGATGCGCTTGGACAGTACCATTAGCTTCCCGAGACAAATGACGCTCGGTGCTATCGCCGACAACGCCTATATTTTCAAAATGGGTGCCGAAATTGCTCGCCAATGCAAACGCATGGGCGTACATGTCAATTTTGCGCCAGTGGTGGACGTGAACAGCAACCCGAATAACCCAGTTATCGGCATGCGTTCTTTTGGCGAAAGTAAAGAATTGGTGGCCGCCAAAGGTTCGGCTTATATGCGTGGGTTGCAAAACTATGGTGTAATGGCCAACGCCAAACACTTCCCTGGGCATGGAGACACCGACGCAGACTCGCATATTTCTTTGCCTGTTATCAAACATTCTAAAGAACGCCTCGACGAGGTAGAACTTTTCCCATTCAAAAGACTAATCGCTGATAGTGTAAAAAGCATTATGGTTGGGCATTTGCACGTACCCGCTTACGACAAAGCGAACAACCGCGCCGCTACGCTTTCCAAAAATATCGTTACCAATATTCTCAAAAAACAACTGGGCTTTAAAGGTTTGATTTTTACCGATGCCCTCAACATGAAAGGTGTAAGTAGCTATTACAAACCCGGTGAAGTAGATGTAAAAGCATTGTTGGCTGGCAATGACGTGTTATTATTCGCGGAAGATGTGCCAGAGGCCATTAACCAAATAGAAAAAGCCGTGAAAGGCCGCGACATTCAGGGGAAAGAAATTGAAAAACGCGTAAAGAAAATTTTGGCGGCCAAATATTGGGCTGGCCTGAACAAATACCAACCTATTGAGCAAAGCAATCTTTACAAAGATTTGCACATGGCGCAGTCTGAGGCTCTCGTACAAGAACTTTACGGCAAAGCGGTTACCATTACCAAAAACGATTACAAATGGTTGCCATTTAAGACTTTAGATACCACACGCTTTACTTCGTTGGCGATTGGTGCAGACAAAACCAACACGTTCCAAAAGATGTTGAGCAACTATGCGCCTTTTGAACATTTTCATACTACTGGCCGCAGCAAAGATTTTGATACGTTGGCCAGTCGTTTTAAAGGCAAACGCCGCACGATTATCGTGAGTTTCCATAAAATCAATGGCTCATCGTCCAGAAACTACGGCATCAGCGACACGGCAGTGGCTTTCTTGAAAAAGCTACAAGAAAAACACAATGTAGTAGTAGTGGTATTTGGTAACCCATACAGCTTACGCAACTTCAAGGATTTTCCTGCGGTGGTTTGTGCTTATGAAGACAACAAATACACACATGCCGTAACGCCTCAAGTGCTGTTCGGAGCTATCGAATCGGAAGCTACTTTGCCCGTAACCGTTGCGCCTAACATGAAATTAGGAACAGGTTTGCCAACTTTAGCCCTGAACCGTTTGCGCTACGGCTACCCCGAAGAAGTACAGATGAATGGCGATATTTTGGCGCGTATTGATAGCCTCGCCAACCTGATTATTAAGCAAAAAGCTACACCCGGTTGTCAGGTATTAGTGGCCAAAGATGGCGTAGTGGTGTATGATAAATCATTTGGTTATTTGACTTACGACACGACACAAGCCGCCGTAAGCGACAGCACGATTTATGACATTGCCTCTATTACGAAAGTAGCTTCCACGTTGCAGGCGGTCATGTATTTGTACGAACGTGGCAAGCTGGACATTATGGCCAAAGCCTCTGATTATTTGCCTGAGCTGGTAGGCACGAACAAAGAAAGCCTTGTGATTAGTGATATTCTGACGCATCAGGCGGGTTTGCAGCCCTATATTCCGTATTGGAAAAAAACCATAAAGTCGGTGTCGGTGAGCGAAGTGTATTACTGCAACAGCAAAGACAATTGGTTTACCAACGAAGTTGCCCCCGGTATTTTTTCGATGAAAACCATGGAAGATTCACTTTGGATATGGACTATCAAATCGGATTTGCTGGAAAAAAACAAACGCGGTGTTTATGATTACAAATACAGCGATTTGGGCTTTTACATTATGAAGCGTGTGGCTGAAAAGCTGCTGGATATGCCCATAGACAAGTTTAATGCCCAAACATTTTACGACCCGTTGGGGTTGGCAACTATGACGTTTAAACCATTGGAAAAATTTCCTGCTACGATGATTGCCCCCACAGAAAAAGATGTGCTGTTCAGAGGTAAACTCATACAAGGTACGGTACACGACCAAGGCGCGGCAATGTTTGGGGGTGTGGCTGGTCATGCGGGACTTTTTAGTAACGCGCATGATTTGGCGGTATTGATGCAAATGAATATGCAAGCGGGCTATTATGGAGGTATTCAGTATTTTGCGCCGTCGGTGATGCCTGTTTTTACCAAAAAATTCTTTGACCGCAATAGACGCGGGCTGGGTTGGGACAAACCTTTGCCGCGCGGTGGTGGGCCTGTGTCGAAAATGGCTTCGGCTTCTACGTTCGGACATACAGGTTTTACGGGTACGGCGGCGTGGGCAGACCCCGACCATGGTTTGGTGTTCATCTTCTTGTCTAATAGGGTATATCCAGATGCCGAAAATGTGAAACTGATTAGCGGCAATATTCGCCCGAAAATTCAAGATATTATCTATGAGTCCATTTCGGCCAATTACCCGAACGTAATAGGCAAACACGGAACGAATTAA
- a CDS encoding polysaccharide deacetylase family protein encodes MYWHKTNILIKRFWPEFAWDVPAAPPKTIYLTFDDGPIPEVTDFVLEELAKHKAKATFFCVGHNIEKHPDVFGRVLAQGHKVGNHTFNHLNGWKTEEETYLENIEACQKQMEAQASEPQYFSQGKKLFRPPYGRLTNLQAQALKPYYRLIMWDVLTADFDQTLSEEKCLRNAIRYTQCGSIVVFHDSLKAERNLRYVLPRYLKYFGRAGWRFETL; translated from the coding sequence ATGTATTGGCACAAAACCAATATTTTGATCAAACGCTTTTGGCCAGAATTTGCTTGGGACGTACCCGCTGCTCCACCCAAAACTATTTACTTAACTTTTGACGATGGCCCCATTCCTGAAGTAACGGATTTTGTGTTGGAAGAACTGGCCAAACACAAGGCAAAAGCTACGTTTTTTTGTGTCGGGCACAACATCGAAAAACACCCAGACGTGTTTGGGCGTGTGTTGGCGCAAGGCCACAAGGTTGGCAATCATACGTTTAACCACCTCAACGGCTGGAAAACGGAAGAAGAAACTTATCTGGAAAATATAGAGGCTTGTCAAAAACAAATGGAAGCACAAGCTTCTGAACCACAATATTTTAGTCAAGGTAAAAAACTTTTTAGACCACCTTATGGTCGCCTTACCAACTTGCAGGCGCAAGCACTCAAACCCTATTATCGCCTGATTATGTGGGACGTGCTCACGGCGGATTTTGACCAAACCTTGTCCGAAGAAAAATGCTTGCGCAACGCCATTCGTTATACGCAATGCGGCTCAATTGTCGTTTTTCATGATAGCCTGAAAGCCGAACGAAATTTGCGTTACGTGTTGCCGCGCTATCTCAAATACTTTGGGCGTGCGGGTTGGCGTTTTGAAACTTTATAA